One segment of Bacteroides caecimuris DNA contains the following:
- a CDS encoding Cof-type HAD-IIB family hydrolase: MIKAIMLDVDGTLVSFETHKVLQSSVEALKEIHDRGIRIVIATGRAAGDLHEIAAVPYDGIIALNGADCVLPDGTVIRRHLIPKDDFKKAMEIAKAFDFAVAIELDEGVFVNRLTPTVERIAKIVEHPIPTVVDIEELFDRKECCQLCFYIDDEMEQQVMPLLSNLSLSRWHPLFADVNLAGISKATGLSAFADYYGIEMTEIMACGDGGNDIPMLKAAGIGVAMGNASELVKASADFVTDTVENDGLRKALKHFGII; encoded by the coding sequence ATGATAAAAGCAATCATGCTCGATGTAGATGGAACATTAGTGAGTTTTGAGACTCATAAAGTACTGCAATCTTCTGTTGAAGCTCTTAAGGAGATTCATGACCGTGGGATTCGAATAGTCATTGCTACCGGTAGAGCGGCAGGCGACCTTCATGAAATAGCTGCTGTTCCGTATGATGGAATTATTGCATTGAATGGAGCTGACTGTGTTTTACCGGATGGCACTGTGATAAGGAGACACCTTATTCCAAAGGACGATTTTAAGAAAGCCATGGAAATAGCAAAGGCTTTTGATTTCGCAGTTGCTATTGAATTGGATGAAGGCGTGTTTGTCAATCGGCTGACTCCGACTGTCGAACGGATTGCCAAAATCGTAGAGCATCCCATCCCCACCGTTGTAGACATTGAAGAACTATTTGACAGAAAAGAGTGTTGCCAGCTTTGTTTTTATATCGATGATGAAATGGAACAGCAAGTAATGCCGCTTCTGTCTAACCTTTCCTTATCACGCTGGCATCCTTTATTTGCTGATGTGAACCTTGCAGGAATCAGTAAGGCAACCGGACTTTCAGCTTTTGCCGATTATTATGGGATTGAAATGACGGAAATAATGGCTTGCGGCGATGGCGGTAATGATATTCCTATGTTGAAAGCTGCCGGTATCGGAGTTGCTATGGGAAATGCATCGGAGCTTGTCAAGGCTTCAGCCGATTTTGTTACTGATACCGTTGAGAATGACGGTTTGCGTAAGGCTTTGAAACACTTTGGAATCATTTAG
- a CDS encoding DUF4491 family protein → MEFLNEYHLAGLFIGICTFLIIGLFHPVVVKAEYYWGTKCWWIFLVLGIAGVIASLSIDNVILSSLLGVFAFSSFWTIKEVFEQEERVQKGWFPKNPKRKYKF, encoded by the coding sequence ATGGAGTTTCTAAATGAATATCACCTTGCAGGGTTATTCATCGGAATCTGTACCTTTTTGATTATCGGCCTTTTTCACCCCGTCGTGGTAAAGGCCGAATATTACTGGGGCACAAAATGCTGGTGGATATTTCTGGTACTCGGTATTGCCGGTGTGATTGCCTCCTTAAGTATCGATAATGTGATCTTATCTTCTTTATTAGGCGTGTTTGCGTTTTCTTCCTTCTGGACGATCAAAGAGGTTTTCGAACAGGAAGAACGGGTACAAAAAGGATGGTTCCCCAAGAATCCGAAGCGCAAATATAAGTTCTAG
- a CDS encoding Lrp/AsnC family transcriptional regulator produces MERIDNLDRQILEIISQNARIPFKDVAAECGVSRAAIHQRVQRLIDLGVIVGSGYHVNPKSLGYRTCTYVGIKLEKGSMYKSVVAELQKIPEIVECHFTTGPYTMLTKLYACDNEHLMDLLNNKMQEIPGVVATETLISLEQSIKKEIPIRVEK; encoded by the coding sequence ATGGAAAGAATAGACAACCTCGACAGGCAGATCTTAGAGATTATCTCCCAGAATGCCCGCATCCCTTTTAAAGACGTAGCAGCCGAATGTGGAGTATCACGCGCAGCTATTCATCAGCGTGTGCAAAGACTGATTGACCTAGGTGTCATTGTAGGCTCTGGTTACCATGTGAACCCGAAATCATTGGGCTACAGAACTTGTACATACGTGGGTATCAAGCTGGAAAAAGGCTCTATGTACAAATCTGTCGTAGCGGAATTACAAAAGATTCCCGAAATAGTGGAATGTCATTTCACTACAGGCCCGTACACAATGCTGACAAAACTTTATGCATGCGACAACGAACATCTGATGGATTTGCTGAATAACAAAATGCAAGAAATACCAGGTGTAGTAGCTACCGAGACTTTGATTTCTCTGGAACAGAGTATCAAGAAAGAGATTCCCATCCGCGTTGAAAAATAA